From the genome of Spinacia oleracea cultivar Varoflay chromosome 2, BTI_SOV_V1, whole genome shotgun sequence, one region includes:
- the LOC130468107 gene encoding replication protein A 70 kDa DNA-binding subunit B-like encodes MGLVLYVSPVENIGVDSVKRDVAIMDTTWTVIKLTLWNDFVHVLDENLNHVDICPIIVACGLHVKSFYGTYLSTGYHTRVYVNPVNEKTTSLSTWYVQFRQIHVQHNLKYYAHNFFHV; translated from the exons ATGGGATTGGTCCTATACGTTTCACCAGTTGAGAATATTGGTGTGGATTCAGTCAAGCGAGACGTAGCAATAATGGATACAAC CTGGACTGTTATTAAATTAACACTTTGGAATGATTTTGTGCACGTTCTTGATGAAAATCTTAATCATGTTGACATTTGTCCAATCATTGTAGCATGTGGTCTGCATGTCAAGAGCTTCTATG GTACATATCTTTCCACGGGATACCACACTAGGGTTTATGTTAACCCGGTTAATGAAAAAACAACATCCTTATCTACATGGTATGTACAATTTCGCCAAATACATGTACAACATAACCTTAAGTATTATGCTCATAACTTTTTTCACGTATAG
- the LOC110780345 gene encoding uncharacterized protein, whose amino-acid sequence MDENGDQCMQDQRSIWRDKKRQQRKSLTPEQRDCQNAKRRLSYACENQSDVIGTPESQPQTPSSEGPVIVTNTPNTLGVRRAMADITNRAHNVTTGYERREMQPIDELRLLDTRANLENRFFSVGESSATTVTIPDPTSNSSGMPNRFFCVGESSTTNARIPYPTSDDGELPRFVEAENEIRMPGILFNVGESRAIDTNNISNPISDDIRVWKVGRTGYKNCARNYQESQGVPIFSLPPMKTCPHCQARLFHCESPELCCLSGKVNLPDFPLSSDMLDLYSDQSEYGAHFRQNIRKYNHVFSFTSMGVHLDDELANARQGVYTFRAQGSIYHRIGGFLPLNEGDRPRFLQLYIYDTEHENENRAAENSSLRLDVIDRIKNILNAHNPFVHNLRHLAQRSDLSDCKFVIKEQPTNKHQYSMPTASQVAAVVVGGDDISNLKDRDIMVESVTGQLSYIKDTAGYYDPLQYPLLFPYGSYGWDLNSRSSTGKKLTCREFYAYMFQMRQHLDSLILRGGRLLQQFVVDNCVKMQANNLRWIALNQDKIRADLYKGLEDSLHAGEHNTENVGRRTILPSSFVGSPRDMHQRYQDAMALVHKFGKPDIFLTMTCNPSWPEIQSELLAGQVPNDRPDLLTRVFHAKLEELKKDVLERGVLGTVVAYVYVIEFQKRGLPHVHMLLILDQNDKLTTPDDFDKIVRAVIPDEQQEPKLYKAVLKHMIHGPCGVLNHKSPCMKQGSCKKGFPKEFSNDTKQGNDSYPLYRRPQDRPAVPLRENSRVRVDNQWVVPYNPFLLLKYDFHINIEICSSIKCVKYLYKYIHKGSDRVSMEVHNGDEIAQYVDARWICAPEAMWKLYKFPMTRICPAVDRLQVHLPNMHQVRFEGNQQISSVLANPRNSKTMLTEFFKMNSVDPNARKYLYREFPEHYRWLTSSREWQKRKSTQRVMGRLYVASPSEGERFYLRMLLNHVRERTSFEHLRTINGVTHPTFRAAAEALGLIENDESIRQCLLEACSVRMPSALRRLFATILVYCQPTGLRALWDEFFPYMVEDYPASNTTSNSVFLTNKLLQDIDRLLRPLRKRISDYTELPSLPECTDDIDELPSIMEEYFSVPVPDEDLACVGTLNSDQQVAYDTIMNAVISKAGCSFFVDGPGGTGKTFLYRALLATVKSRGEIAIPTATSGIAATLLHQGRTSHSTFQLPLNPDSSSTCSFTKRSKTAILLKNSAIIVWDEAPMTHRYQFEAVDRSLKDLMGNDLPFGGKIIVFGGDFRQVLPVVRNGTRAQMIDASFVRSPMWRHIRILRLRENMRSIDDNGFANFLLSVGNGNEPTVSDQMIRLPTAMIMPTVADSTIEALIDQIFPSLSEHVGDGNFIVERAIITPLNEDADRINNKVVEKFLGEGKTYYSFDSVPEDKRNLYQQEFLNSISASGLPPHALTLKPGVPLMLLRNIDPKHGLCNGTRLLCHSLKDNFIDAEILTGHSRGNRVFLPRIPLKTAEDIKLPFEMVRKQFPVKLSFALTINKSQGQTIPHVGIYLPDHVFSHGQLYVALSRGISENTTKIVVEKGKVQGCEGIFTKNIVYKEVLLSYD is encoded by the exons ATGGACGAGAACGGAGATCAATGTATGCAAGATCAAAGGTCGATATGGAGGGATAAAAAAAGACAACAGAGAAAATCACTCACTCCAGAACAAAGAGATTGTCAAAATGCAAAAAGGCGACTCAGCTATGCATGTGAAAACCAATCAGATGTTATAGGTACTCCTGAAAGCCAACCTCAAACTCCAAGTTCGGAAGGGCCTGTGATTGTTACCAATACTCCCAACACTTTGGGAGTTAGAAGGGCTATGGCAGACATCACAAATCGTGCCCATAATGTCACGACTGGATATGAAAGGCGTGAAA TGCAACCTATTGATGAACTTCGTTTACTCGATACTCGGGCAAATCTAGAAAATCGGTTTTTTAGTGTCGGTGAAAGTAGCGCAACCACTGTGACCATCCCAGACCCAACATCAAACTCAAGCGGCATGCCCAATCGATTCTTTTGTGTTGGCGAGAGCAGTACAACCAATGCACGTATACCATACCCTACTTCAGACGATGGGGAATTGCCGCGCTTTGTTGAGGCGGAAAATGAAATACGCATGCCTGGCATATTATTCAATGTCGGTGAAAGTCGTGCAATCGACACCAACAACATATCAAACCCCATTTCTGATGATATAAGGGTCTGGAAAGTAGGGAGAACTGGTTATAAAAATTGTGCAAGAAATTACCAAGAGAGTCAAGGGGTTCCTATATTCAGTTTGCCACCCATGAAAACATGTCCGCATTGCCAAGCACGACTTTTCCATTGTGAATCTCCTGAACTATGTTGCTTAAGTGGGAAGGTCAACTTACCTGATTTTCCATTATCCTCTGATATGCTTGATTTATATTCTGATCAATCGGAATATGGGGCTCATTTTAGGCAAAACATCCGTAAGTACAACCACGTCTTTTCATTCACTTCAATGGGAGTTCATTTAGATGACGAACTAGCAAATGCACGTCAAGGCGTTTACACATTCCGTGCACAAGGTTCAATTTACCATCGTATTGGAGGTTTCTTACCTTTGAACGAAGGAGATCGTCCTCGATTTCTTCAACTCTACATTTATGATACTGAGCATGAAAATGAAAATCGTGCAGCAGAGAATTCATCATTACGCCTCGATGTCATCGACAGAATCAAGAATATTTTGAATGCTCACAATCCTTTTGTCCACAATCTCCGCCATCTTGCTCAGCGTAGTGACTTAAGTGATTGCAAATTTGTCATCAAAGAGCAACCTACAAATAAACATCAATACTCGATGCCGACAGCTTCGCAAGTAGCAGCAGTTGTCGTTGGAGGTGATGACATTTCCAACTTGAAGGATAGGGACATCATGGTAGAGTCAGTAACTGGGCAACTAAGTTATATCAAAGACACTGCCGGTTATTATGACCCACTGCAGTATCCTCTACTGTTCCCTTATGGTTCTTACGGCTGGGATTTAAACAGTCGAAGTTCCACTGGTAAAAAGTTGACGTGCCGGGAATTCTATGCATACATGTTTCAG ATGCGGCAACATCTTGATTCTCTAATCTTAAGAGGCGGTCGTCTACTGCAACAATTTGTTGTCGATAACTGTGTGAAAATGCAAGCCAATAATTTGAGGTGGATTGCACTCAACCAAGATAAGATACGTGCTGATTTGTACAAGGGTTTAGAGGATTCTTTACATGCTGGAGAGCATAACACAG AAAATGTTGGACGACGGACCATACTGCCGTCTTCATTCGTTGGAAGTCCAAGAGATATGCACCAGAGGTATCAAGATGCCATGGCATTGGTTCATAAGTTCGGCAAGCCCGATATATTTCTTACAATGACATGCAATCCATCTTGGCCAGAGATACAATCAGAATTGTTGGCCGGACAAGTTCCAAACGATCGTCCAGATCTGCTGACACGGGTTTTTCATGCTAAACTTGAAGAGTTGAAAAAGGATGTTCTAGAAAGGGGCGTCCTCGGAACGGTTGTTGCTTATGTATATGTGATTGAATTCCAAAAGAGGGGTCTTCCACATGTTCATATGTTATTAATTCTTGATCAAAATGACAAGCTAACCACTCCGGATGACTTTGATAAGATTGTGAGAGCAGTGATTCCTGATGAACAACAAGAACCAAAATTGTATAAGGCAGTTCTTAAACACATGATTCATGGCCCATGTGGTGTTCTCAACCACAAATCCCCGTGTATGAAACAAGGAAGTTGTAAGAAAGGATTCCCTAAGGAATTCTCCAATGATACAAAGCAAGGCAATGACTCATATCCTCTTTACCGTCGTCCACAAGATCGTCCAGCAGTACCGTTGCGTGAGAATTCACGAGTTCGTGTAGATAATCAGTGGGTAGTCCCATATAATCCATTTTTGCTCTTAAAGTACGATTTTCACATCAATATTGAGATATGCAGCAGCATCAAGTGTGTCAAATATCTGTATAAGTACATCCATAAGGGTTCAGATAGAGTTTCAATGGAAGTTCATAACGGAGATGAGATTGCACAATATGTCGATGCACGGTGGATTTGTGCACCCGAAGCTATGTGGAAACTTTACAAATTCCCCATGACTAGAATCTGTCCTGCCGTAGATCGTTTGCAGGTTCATTTGCCAAACATGCATCAAGTGAGGTTCGAAGGGAACCAGCAAATCTCAAGCGTGTTAGCGAACCCAAGAAACTCTAAGACGATGCTCACTGAATTTTTCAAGATGAATTCAGTCGATCCAAATGCAAGGAAATATCTTTATCGAGAATTTCCTGAGCATTACAGATGGTTAACGAGTTCACGTGAATGGCAGAAGAGAAAAAGTACACAACGAGTTATGGGTCGATTGTATGTAGCTTCACCATCGGAAGGAGAACGATTTTATTTGAGAATGTTACTCAATCATGTGAGGGAGCGTACATCGTTCGAACATTTAAGAACGATCAATGGCGTCACACACCCTACATTCAGGGCTGCAGCTGAAGCCCTCGGTCTAATCGAAAATGACGAAAGCATTCGTCAATGTCTTTTAGAAGCATGTTCAGTACGAATGCCATCTGCATTACGTCGGTTATTTGCAACCATATTGGTATACTGTCAACCAACTGGATTACGAGCACTCTGGGATGAGTTTTTCCCTTACATGGTTGAGGATTATCCAGCCTCAAACACAACAAGTAATTCTGTTTTCCTCACTAACAAACTTTTGCAAGACATAGATAGGTTATTAAGACCACTTAGAAAAAGGATTTCTGACTACACGGAGTTGCCAAGCTTACCTGAATGTACTGATGACATTGACGAGCTTCCTTCTATCATGGAAGAGTACTTTTCTGTTCCGGTTCCAGATGAGGATTTGGCATGCGTTGGCACTCTCAATAGTGACCAACAAGTTGCATACGACACAATAATGAATGCTGTCATTTCAAAGGCTGGCTGTTCTTTCTTCGTCGATGGTCCTGGGGGAACCGGAAAAACATTTTTATACAGAGCCCTTCTTGCTACTGTAAAGAGTAGAGGCGAAATAGCTATCCCCACTGCAACATCTGGAATTGCAGCAACGTTGTTGCACCAGGGAAGAACATCACATTCGACTTTTCAGCTTCCACTTAATCCAGACAGCTCATCAACTTGCTCATTTACCAAACGTTCTAAAACTGCAATTCTCCTAAAAAATTCTGCCATTATCGTATGGGATGAGGCCCCAATGACACACAGATATCAATTTGAAGCTGTTGATCGATCACTCAAGGATTTAATGGGGAATGACTTGCCGTTTGGGGGGAAAATTATTGTGTTCGGTGGTGATTTCAGACAGGTTTTACCGGTGGTTCGAAACGGAACTAGAGCTCAAATGATTGACGCATCTTTTGTCAGGTCCCCTATGTGGAGACATATTCGTATTTTGCGTTTGAGAGAAAATATGagatcaattgatgataacggCTTTGCTAATTTCTTACTCTCTGTTGGGAACGGTAATGAACCTACTGTTTCAGATCAGATGATAAGGTTACCAACTGCCATGATTATGCCAACAGTGGCAGATAGTACGATCGAGGCTTTGATCGACCAAATCTTTCCAAGTTTAAGTGAGCACGTTGGTGATGGAAATTTTATAGTTGAAAGGGCGATCATCACACCCCTGAACGAAGACGCTGATAGAATAAATAATAAGGTTGTCGAAAAGTTTCTCGGAGAAGGAAAAACGTATTATTCGTTTGATTCTGTTCCTGAAGATAAGAGAAATTTGTaccaacaagagtttttgaATTCGATTTCTGCGTCGGGATTGCCTCCCCATGCTCTCACCCTGAAACCTGGGGTACCCTTAATGCTTTTGAGAAATATTGATCCTAAACATGGTCTTTGCAATGGAACACGGCTGCTTTGCCATTCATTAAAGGACAATTTTATTGATGCTGAGATATTAACCGGACATTCTAGGGGGAACAGAGTGTTTTTGCCAAGAATTCCCTTGAAAACTGCTGAAGATATTAAATTGCCATTCGAGATGGTCAGAAAGCAATTTCCTGTGAAGTTGAGTTTTGCCTTGACTATCAACAAGTCTCAGGGACAAACTATTCCACATGTTGGGATATACCTCCCCGATCATGTATTTAGCCACGGCCAGCTATATGTGGCATTATCACGAGGAATTTCTGAGAACACGACAAAGATCGTGGTAGaaaagggaaaggttcaaggTTGTGAAGGCATATTCACTAAAAATATTGTGTACAAAGAAGTTTTGTTGTCTTATGATTAG